In the Primulina tabacum isolate GXHZ01 chromosome 15, ASM2559414v2, whole genome shotgun sequence genome, tttctttttatttttgttcTCTTAtagtttaatttattatttgtaaATTATCATTAATtacaatattatatatacatatatataaaccaTATTATGTAAACTGTGGCAATAGGGGAAAAAAGTATTTGGATATATAATTGAATGATATAATTTCGTGCAAAActtaatacaaataatttttgaattaCAATATTCATCGATGTAAATTATGatgtaatataaaaaaataaaattagttttaaaatttttattggtCGATTACGAAGAAACATGAACCATAATTAAAGATGTAATTAGCATCATGCATGCTGAAATTCGGTGTTCGTATTTTTAACGAATGGAGCAAAAATACTCATTTTCTGTATTGATTGAAAAAGGAAGAAGAGAGAATTACATGGCCGTTATAACTTATACTAAGTACTACCAAACTGAACTAACAGCATAATTAAACGTAATATAATAAGAAATGTGAAATACCAATATAAACAACATCATGGACATGTATTATATATACTAGCCACCGAGGCACATGCGTTACGTGTGTCATGAATATATGAGGCTAATATATTAAACAATCATGATATGACAACAACAtgacattaaaatattttgtacttGAATCATGAAAGGCAATGGATTCCAAATCTTAAATAAATCTATCAAACTCAATATGTTACATTACATGAAATAGGTTTcgatcataaaaaaaatattcttttgaAGCTGTAATATCATCTCATGTGAAATAATGATAAACTTCAATGTAAAAGAAgtaaacaaataatcaaaatattgtctaaaaaaatatcataatatcatcaaactaaaatttattgaatataaaaACCTCAAATTTGTCTTCTAAATTCAGctattaaattgaaaaaaaaaaacaattaaaagcTGTATTTATCTTTAGGCATTTTATACATAAGATAAACCATTTATGCTCTAGcgtaataagaaaatattcattttatcGAATCATACACAAGTacaacataaacatacaaaataAATAGAGCAAAATATTAAAGTGTGCTATAAAAAATGGATATGACATAACAAAATGTAAACTACTGTAAAGATTTCGCTAAATACATGGAAAATAAAGTAGAAATTTGCGAACTCCTTTTATTTGCCAAAAAATGATCATTCGCGAGATGTGATATGATAGAGGATGAGAAATAGAGAAACATGGGCAGAGATAAAAACATGGACAGAATACAAGGTGCCACATGTAGCTGACTATGGTTGAACACAGATAATGAAATTTATTAGCATCCCCCAAATTCTAAGGTTGAAACATATAGCATGTATTTAACGATTATTTGTAACTATTTGAacataatgtatttttaaaaaatttacaataaagAGAGTTGGTTTACTTAAACTTTATCATTCTCTATTAGATAGCAATATGACTTTGAAAACCATGTTTCCTGTTAATACACCAGATTGACGCTCTAAATTCCCGTCTTTTACCAAAATTTTTGTAGAATTCTGTGGGACTCCTCTTAAAAATGCCACATATAGCTGACCGTAGCTGAACACATGGTTACGCAAAAATATGCCAATATTTGGTATTGTTTGACCTTGTGCTTTGTTTATTGTCAAAGAAAAATTAAGCCTTATGGAAAACTGTCAACTCAAATGGTAATCTAGAATTATGTTCACTTTTCAAGGACATTCTATGTAGAAAGAATCGGGTATCCTAGTGAGGACATGTTATGATCTCAGCATCTATAAAATTTCTACCAAGAATACGACATATTAATCTTGTTCCATTGCATAGACCAAGTTCGGGCGCAACATTTCACAAGAGCATGATAGGACTTCCTAATTTTCAATATGATTTTATGTGGTGGCAAACCACTTGGACTAAGGGAATTCAAAAATTCTTCTTGAAAAAGTTTGTGATTGTCGTCTTCTACACTATCCCAAGAGGTATACTCTTTTTTCTCTGCATGAAACTTGAGAATGATCATTTGATTAATATTGTCGACATGAACATTTTTTGGTAAGATGATGGCTTTATCAACCATATAGTTTTCATCATTAACATGATTTATCATACTAGGAAAAATAGAATCAATCAACATCTGAATTGATTGTTCACCTTCCCATGGTATGATAACTGAATCTGGTAATTTTATGAAATCATGATTCACTTATGTTGCAATTCATCACTTATGCGCAAGAAAAATTGCGAGAAGTCAATATATTGAGCAAATCTCATATTTTGTTGAAAGTGTCTTATCTTTACGCAATGCCAAAATGTTGACCTTGAAATATTTGCAGCAATTTGTTCTGCCTTTGACCCTCGTTTAACAACCGGTAACACTAGTCAAAAATCGTTACCAAAAACCATTGTTTTACCTCCAAATGCTATTTTATTTTCCATAGTACTTGTAAACTCTCACTGACGGATTCAAAAGCATAGCGATTTGCAATTGGAGCCTCGTCCAATTCTATAGCTGATGCACGCCTTATCAAATATGCAAGTTCTGTCTGTTTTATTATTTTGCAAAGTGTTGATGTGGTTGGTCTAAGTGGAATCTGAAAACGTGAATGTGCAGTTCTTCCACCTAGCAACAATGTCGCATCTATTCCAGATGTTGCTACCTCAATTACATTTTTTACCATTTTTCTTAAATGTGCCAACATTAAGCGGTATAAAAAAATCTTACAGTACTTCCAGGACCATCaatgaagaaaatttttgatTGGTTATACATAATGCTCTCTATGATGGTGTAAATGCAATTCTCTGTTGAACATTCAAACATTCAATATATCTCAAATCATCATTAGAAATCTGATGAGAAAGCTCATCCTCAATTATTCTTGGTAGCGGTGTGTcttctaaaaactcaacacctATTGATGGGAAATCAAAATCATCAAGTTTTTTTCGTACTGATGCAACAACCTTTGTATCCCAAGCAATAGCTTATTGATGTTTAAGTTACTTGATGAAATTTCTCTACCATAATCTTCACACATGCAAGGATGAAACTCATCTCAGAGTTCTCGAACTATTGTTGGTTGACAGAACACCAGTATGAATACAAATAACCTTCTCCAGAAAAATTACATTCTAAAAGAGAGTGCTTCTTGCAGACATTGTTTTACATAATCATCATGTTGGAGAAGTCTCCTCATTTGAGCAGACTACTTAAATGTTGAATATGTTACCCCATTCACAGTCATTAGATCTACAAAAGATTTTGAGCCCCTGACATGATTTAAAAGGATACAAAGATAAAACCTCTCACTTTCAGATTGCGACACAACATATACTCTTCCAACCACTTTATTGTTGCTTATTTGACGAATCCATTTTTTCCAGATTTTATCCATGtgtaatattttggaaattctcgatataaatattttccaaTCAAGTCAGGATcacaatttattttgaaaaattctgTAAGCATTGTCTTCGAGTTGTCATCATCTACAAGTAGATCACTTACGTGTTGTTAGGggtcaaaaaaattaaatgttgGTTTGGTGTATGTAGTTGTAACCTAATGACTGAAGGATATATCCTACTAAACTCAAATGAGAAAATTCGCCACAATGCCTCAGGCACACAAATCCACCTTCCATCCACGTACTATTGGATTTCATCACAATTTTGCCCATTTCGTAACTCTAGTGCGACCCAATCAGGACCTTTATGGATGTACTTGTATATGTACTTGACACATTTAATCCCTCCACATACTTcaacattaatatgatattcatattttttaaaaaaaagccaCGGATTGTACGGGACAACCCAACCACTATCAATGAAAATGTCGCCATTTTTGGGAATTGATACTTGGCCACCTTCACGTCTTCGATACAAAGGGTAGGAATCATTTCCTCGAGATGTGTAGCTTTGGAAATTTCTTCTTACatttatcatttatcatgcatgGAAAATTAGGATTGATTGATCCATAAGGCTCATGTATCATATGATGGATAACCGCTTTGTGTAGATTGAATTCTTCTGTTTGTAAAGGTATTTTTGTACGCACAGTTGATTCAAAGTGATTGGGAGTACACAACTtgtcattattttaaaatatgaccaACATATGAACATGAGGAAGCCCTCTTTTTTGATACTCAATGATGTACGAATAAGAGCGGACCTTACCTAAAACACCTCTATCCACAATGTCTTTCTTAAACTCCTCAAAATTTCAACGAAATATCCTTGTAATCAAATCTGGACGGTCTTGAGTTGATTGCCCAGGAAGTAGTTGATAGTTTATCTCATTCCAATTCTGATTGCTTGTCATTGTCAGCATTATATCTGGTTTTCCATATGTTTGTACCAAAGTCATGGCATCTTGATACCGTTGGTACATATCACGTGGGCTTCCACCGAAAGATGATGGCAAAACGGTTCTGATACCAACATTTACTGTTTAATGTATTTGGTAGATATGTATAAGATGTGAGTTGTAATATATGTcctgaaaaataatattctaaTCATTAAGTTATGGTACATGCGTTATCTTCACTCCATGTAAACAATCTTGCAATCCTTGGTAAAGTTCCTGAACGTATATCACATTGATTTGAATGTATCTATCGTAATCTTTGTGTTTCAATCTTTACATAATTGTCAACTACATATTGTTGAAGTAGACGACCTCCTCTAAGTAGCAAAGACGGAGAATTTTCTCGTATCTGAATAAGAAGATGATTTACACTATAGAGTATAGGTGTAAATTTAAgttttaaattgtttttaattaaaaagatAAAGCATAAAGTACAATATGTTTTTTCACTAACCTGTAGCATATACGCATAGTAATTTAAGCATGTTAACCAGGTACTATTAATATTTGGGCTATTTATGTCCCAATCATATGTACTATATGGCAGAAAGAGGAGATATTGCAAAAGATCATAATAGCCAACTACATCTTGAATGCTGATAAGATTTCCACCGATTCCTTGTATAGTAATATCTTGACTGCTAAAAGTTTCTTGGCATTCATTGTCAACAATGATAGCTGCAACTTGATATGTTTTTGGTAAACTATATTGATGTTCATTAGGTTTTTGTTGCCTGATGATGAGCCTACAGTTAGTTATGTTTTGACATTTGCCAATTTGTCGAAATTTGTGCACAAATGGATTGTGTTGATCAAGAATGTTTTATATCTTAAGCAGCAATCCTCACTTAGTTCTGAATTTTCATGAAGTCTATTGTCTATATTATGATCTCTGTCTACAATCCACAACTGCATGTACATTAGCCTACAATTCTCATTTGGTAAAAGACTTCCAATCGAGTGCTATATTGATCCATGGGCACGAAAAATGTAAATTCCATGAGTACTGATTGCTAAGGACTCAAATATATTGACTCTCATCGATGTAAAAGTGAAAACATAATTGCATGCCCTTATGAACTGTCGAAAATGTCTACCTTCCTCATTATCTGTAGCATACAACTCTTGCAATTCAATGGGAAAATGATATAATccaaatttttatttctatttttatagaaaaattgtgattttcactATGAAACAATAGAGCTTAGCAATGTACACAAATTCTTGGGTCAGACAATTGCCACCAATAATTTATCTCACTTTCACCTAAATTTCTTACTAGGTCACGATATCCACGTGGACGTGGATATCGTTGTATGTTAGTAATGACATTATTTTCATTGAAGTTATTTCCTGCaatattatttgaattaatattcaaactaacaattttaaaaaattgtcgCTGGAAGAGTGAATCAATAATTATATAGTGGAAATTTATTATTCTAATATATTTGTAaaccttgtttttaaaaataatctattttcaaaatatttgacgATATTATTGTACATTGTAAAAATTCCAAAATATATTCATGACACAAAATGTTTGGTGTCATGGTGTTGTAATAATATCATTGACAGGATCGATTTGAGAAAAATCGTTGaggatgaattaaatcgagtttggtttcaaaccaagcggaagacactcaaaataatcattcgtagaaaccaattaaaaattttgtaaagcatttaaaatatatgcaagttaaatgagtaaaaaatattttggtaaaagcattttatcaaacacagtatgcaatattttggtatttgaagaacacataaaatgcttcaacaatgcatctttaaaagcaattgaaatgataagtaaatgcaataaataaatagacacgaatttttttatagatgttcggagattaacaactcctaCGTGACCCCTTCTTCTCCTTGgaaaggatccactagaagactttgatttatacaataccttgtacaaacccatttcaacttaggacttatctcttgcctaattgaaactcctagcacactCTCAATTGTAGGCCGCAACCTCACAATCCGATTAATATTTAACATCTCTTATGTCAATACTACAAATacaatctttaatgtctttgtgtgaagactcattcaactaatctttgaagttcaactctcttgtatatgtgtgagtgattgtgtgtgagtaatttatcatttaaaatgtacatctcaaatgtatcctcacataagggcttgtgctctcaactagcagatttcttcatgctaactgctcatACTTTTAAtccccttcaaaagctcttttttgatcttcaagatgatgtatttatataccccaacaatgatatatatgttagacacaagaatatgattgtTTGAATAGTttatgtactgtttctgaaattgcaacggtcaaattcggcttgctggacatttttccGAGCTTAAACTGGTTGGTCAACTATTCAAACTGCTTAGCGGTTGAACCGGTCAGCGGTTGAAACTGGTAAGCGGTTGAAAATTGGTCAGCGGTTCAAACTGGTCAGCTGTTCAAATGTCATGTTCAAGACACTAACTGCGATGATAAAGAAAGAAAACCAGTCTCAAGGCTTTGCGGTTCAAATCTGCCATCTGTTAACTGATGCAGGAGTTCAACTGGTTGGTATGGCTGAAGTTGGAAAAACGAAGTTATTCAACTGGCCAACGGTTGAAAAATTTATCAAGAAAAATCATCCAACCGATGAGGAAATCGTCTCTATCAAAATAGAGACTGAGGTTGAATTTGTGAAGCAAAAAAAGACTGATACAATTCCAAAAGTCACTAAGCGAAAGCTGGTTCTGAAATCCAGCTCTGATGAAGAATCCAAGGATGATGTATCGGTTTCTCAAGTCTTCAAGAAAAAAGGTCAGAAAAGCCAAAAGTTGCAAAAATCAAGATGATCAAGCATCTCTGTGCATTGTTGGTTCCTCCACCGATCCACGAAATAACAGCCACAAAAATCAAAAAGATTCAGATTGCTGAACCGGAAATTACATCATCATTCTCAGGTATTTCCCTCCTTCATCCGACGGACAAAGGGAAGAAAATTCTGATCGAGGAGCTACCAAAGACCAACTCCGTTCATAATGCCATTGTTCTAACAAGCGAACGAGTTAATGAGATCGttaagaagaaaatggaaatgtTTGATCAATGGGTTCAATTTCGAACGATCACATAATTCGACTCACTGATTCAAACCGGCAAGATCAAGGCAGCTGCCAAACTTGAACTGTCCATACTGGCATGGACAGAAATATCTAATATTCAAACCGCTTTGCTTCGTCGGGATTTCTTGGAAATTCAAATGAAAGAAAGTGCTCTCCGAGCACTGATTCAAATAAGACGGAACAATTTTGATCCCACTTGTCCAACCACCAAAGATGACTCGAAAGTTATATCTCAACTTGAAATGGACGCTCTCTCTCTTTCCATGATTGTAGCTCAGAAGCGACAGGAACTGGAATTACCTAAGGTTGAAGGAAAGGGAAAAATCGACTCGGAACTGAACTTTGATGAAGAACTGGGTTCTGAGACCTTCAAAGTTCAAACCGCAACTCAGAATCAACCTTCCTCTTCCTCTTCCTCTtcctcttcctcttcttctGATGTGCGCAAAAATTCTCCAACCTCAGAGGTGCCAGTTGAAACCGCTGTGATCAGTAATGTGGTCAACATCCTACCATCTGATGAAACACTTATGCAAAAGGATGATCCCATTACTGAGCAACTCTGCCACCAAGATGAACCGGACCTCATGCCAGCCTCTCACACGATTCATCACGAAGATACATATGCTCCATCAACCGGCCCCATTATGTCTCCTGTCTCAGCACAAATCAGTCTTTCCGAAGTCCAACTGATTTCTGTCGAAGAAGGTATGATAttttttgtctgattttgatcaGGACACGACTCGCAAAGAAGAATATTCTTCTCCCCAACCTACTTCTGGTAATGACGCTGCTCAAAGCCCTCTCCAAGAAAAGTTGGTGTCCCCTAAAGATCAACAAAAAGACGAGGTAACTATTGCATCTCTGCCCCAAAACCCCCTACATCTGAAGCTCTTTCTAACAACCTGGAAGCACAAGAagccaccaaacttaaattcctactCTCTAAGTAAAAGAGTGTAATGATAAGTAGGGTCGAATCCACAGGGAGCGGGAAATGATTTCTTTcgagaaaaataaataacatgggGGTTATATTAGATAAGAACAAAAtacaatattaaaattaaaattagaaagcaataaaaaataataaatctaagcGAGAATTAAATTACCAAACTTTGATTCAAGGGGATTTTCACTATTCAATTGTGTCACTATTCATTGactaacatattatttattcatgcaGTTACAAGTAATTAACCTTATAATTatagggatagccgctaaaatccttgtgttttcctaatttaattgaccaaacccagcattcagtcaaaacttatcaataacTAACTGGGCACTATAGcattccatattaattaaaaatagcattttcgttttgtgaagacagttaatcctaaaatctaacaaccgagataactgcaattgatagatcgagtttcgttgatttatttgGATTAAATATACTATGATAGTACAACACACATAATCTATCGCTACTCATGTACCAATCATTCATGACAACTACagatcactgaattcatggatagaaatagaaaattatatatcgaATTACATTGTCAGATTAACCGAGATACAATTTTCATagaattaaatataaatcaacaaatactttaacaaaacatgaatattaaattaaagcACAAAAAGCCTCACAGTGATAAATTGAAATAGTACAAATATCACTTGAATCAGAAATAAAACTTAGCCTAAAGTTGTGGAGAGAAGATGAGAAATTCTTTTgctttcttcttgttcttcacTTTTCCTGCCTCTTTTCCTTCTACTATGCGTAAAATGGGTGGAAAAGTTGTGAGTTGAGTGAGAAAAATTCTGCAGCCTCCTACTTATTCACGTGTATATTGTGTAGGCAAAAAGAGAAAATTGGGTCCAAGAGTATGAAAGCCCaataatctaaaaaataaaacataatcacTAAAATATAAAAGATATTAGGAAATATTTACTAAGAATGTAgatttttttatggaaaaaagtCTATCTTATATTTACTCCTTGATATGAAAATTCCTCAATTCTCACTAGGCAGCCGAAGAGTAGtcacaaggcgtgatcacgccttgtccAAAACCACTTCTGATTTTTTCTGCTTCAAGTCTTCTACTAATATAATATCGAcaactttaattgtgatataaaatcaTCTTTTTTAGCCCAGATTTATCGCAAGAGCGGAAAAATTCCTACTACaataaaatcacacaaaaatATGTCAATTAAGCACGTTGGTAGTAATAACAATGAGATATATGACAACAAAAATGTAAACTATTATGAGCTTATCACTCAGCCCTCAAAGTCGGCTGGAAAAGCTTTATCTTCTCAATTGGTCTCATTCAAGGCCAGATTAATCTCTTCATCTGATCTAGTTGAATTGGAAGAAGAAGAATTAATGGAAGAAAACTGCCAAAGGGAGATTTTGGACAGACTTACAACAATGAATCAATCGATTCTTGTTCTTAACCGCAAGCATTTTGATCTAAAAGAGGCATTTCAATCCATGAAGTCTGATCTCTCCAAGGAATTTTCTGCCATGCATACAAGTGTTACCCTCCGGCAAGACAAACATAACTCTTCACATCTCAACATATGCACTGAGCTTTCAGGACAAATATCTCGTCTTAAGGCACATGTTGATCAACGCATGGATGCCCAAGGAGTACAACTTACACAGATCATGCAATTACTCGTCCATGGTTATGTCAAAAAGGGAGAAAGAGAGCGGCAAAATGAAGTTTTGAAAGCAGAAGAATCAGTCAGGAAAAGGGTTGGAGAGCATGCCAAAGCAGTACAACTAAACAAATCCAAGGACAAAAGAAAGGCTACAGTATTGTATTTGTTTAGATGTTTTTGCTTTACTTCTTATCAACTGGAGTTTGTAATTTCATTTACTCAATGAAATACAACTTTTGTTTTTACTAGTGCAATTACTTAGCTGGTGCGATTATTTGTAAAATTTTGTATAGTTCTGCTACCCAAGAGTTTTGGTGATCGACAAAATCAAAACAGCACTTGACTATTTCAGGAAACAGCTGCAATATTTTATGTGTAACAGGTACCGCTTCAACAGCTTGAACTTCAAATGCTCAATCTTCAACCGCTTAAAGAAGTTCAGACCACCTATCAGTTCAACCGTTCAAAGCAAAAGAAGTTAAATGTTCTCAGCCGGCTGTTTCGATGACTGTATGTCGATTCATTACAGAGCTATTTAATGCTCACTTAATAAAAAAACATTCTCTGACTGGTTCAGATCATTCAAAAGGCTTTGCACCGCTACAAATCAACCATGTTATGCACAAGTCCCAAGATTGATATGCATTTAAGTCACTATCCCAGAAGAGAAAGATTACTTATGTCCTACAAGTTCTGATAGTAAAAACAGTTATCATAAAAGAATACACAGCAGTAATTCTTCAAGGAACGAGATTCAAAGATGTGCTAGTAAATAGAACATTAAATGCTTTGCTGATGAACATTTAATAAAGTTGCAGCCGATAGTGACACATCATTCCAAGGTTACAGGTTTACGTTACTCATATTTTTCCGACCGTTGGAATGATAGCTTATATAAAAAGAAGATGGAAGTATGCAAGCTGCACAAGACACGCGAGATAACAACAAGATACATAATAATCAAGCTTGCAACAACGTGAATCTTTCAAGTCTTCATACTTAGagtgaaacgacctcgatttttttttactaatcataaatcataaactcgaaaatactaactaaataaaataacttaacatttctaaaaatcataataaattaacaattgaaatttcaagtgcataaaataaatcctagATCAACAACTAATCAAAatcctaaatcgacctttaaaagatcaactaacaataaaataaagcataaaatatttctaataaaaatccttaacataaatatttaaatcatttatctagctagctagtgcggaaataTAAAGGtcatcgggtgtgtactgctgcactcgatccactcaatcgtcaccgcctctcataaatcatcaaatcatgcatcatacaaacctagtgagtgtaaagactcagcacgttttaaacgtgaataacaaataatacatatacaatcacatgcattaaaaatcatacttttatttaaaagagcttttgaacataaatcaatcatttaaaatcatttaagcataattaaatcataaataaaatcatttcaaataagctttgagcataaataaatcattttaaaaataaatttaatcatcataatgaatcatatatcataaaatcattttaacataagctttcaatcatatatcattttggataaagtttgattcttgaaagtgactagcattCATCATTTGgttaactgatcagtcttcagctccacatggtccatgagGGTGTGCAataggctccaccgtggaaatacgatcgttgggatacctctggggccttggctcgtaaacggggtccctctggggcctaGGCCCGTATATTGGATCCCTCTGGGGCTTTGGCCCTCACGTCGTCCCCACAAAATTATAAGTTCACCGTCCTTacataaacggatcccccacaaatcatatatcacatgtcacaatcaattcacatccctcaaatatttttttctttccttctaatcataaaatagcataactttccaaaaatagcattttaaacagtataatTTGCACAACTTTAcaataaatcgtaaaataacatattattacCAAAATCATCATTTCTAAGCACCCTCCTTACCAATCCCAGACCACGGAACCTAACCCTAGCTCGCTCCCCAGCTCTGCAACCGAGCCACCagattctgcatgtgtgtgcgTGAGACTCCTTAGAGCAATAGGActcctaactagtctaggactctcccaatcgagccaccaccgagcccacctgaccctaatcATCCCTGGACAAagcccagacccagcccagaccagcccaagccccggACCCCGTGCACGAGCCACCTGGATCAGAAACAGCATGCGCGTCCTCCCTTGCTCTCTCACGGCTTCCATCTTCTCTCgagctagaagccaaccaagccACACCAGCCCATCACccttggaccctgatggaccacctAGCTTGCCCTTAGCCCCGCTGCACCCCTCTGTCGAAACCCAGCAGTGCACAATGCATGGGGGACAGTCCCACTTCATGTGGACTCTTCCCCGGCCCATGACCCGAgccctagccctcctaggactcttcctaggacctaaccatgacccTTAGGACCCATCCTCCAGACGTGGTCAAG is a window encoding:
- the LOC142526194 gene encoding uncharacterized protein LOC142526194, which translates into the protein MVKNVIEVATSGIDATLLLGGRTAHSRFQIPLRPTTSTLCKIIKQTELAYLIRRASAIELDEAPIANRYAFESVSESLQCYRLLNEGQRQNKLLQIFQDSVIIPWEGEQSIQMLIDSIFPSMINHVNDENYMVDKAIILPKNVHVDNINQMIILKFHAEKKDYGQLYVAFLRGVPQNSTKILVKDGNLERQSGVLTGNMVFKVILLSNRE